The following are from one region of the Salvia splendens isolate huo1 chromosome 2, SspV2, whole genome shotgun sequence genome:
- the LOC121771522 gene encoding uncharacterized protein LOC121771522 codes for MGKSIRSKREKRLRSIRREMVEPIYDKKDAAKLAIQEAALAAPKLPVKPTRTDDDAAFSFAAMEVETAADDNQSSKFLKPIGKKLKKKIKIAKKKFHGKGKIRRKNL; via the coding sequence ATGGGGAAATCGATTAGATCGAAGAGGGAGAAGAGGCTGAGGTCGATTAGGAGGGAGATGGTTGAGCCGATTTATGACAAGAAGGACGCCGCCAAGCTAGCCATCCAGGAGGCGGCCCTCGCCGCTCCCAAGCTCCCAGTTAAACCCACTCGCACCGACGACGATGCTGCTTTCTCTTTCGCCGCCATGGAAGTCGAGACTGCCGCGGATGATAATCAGAGTTCCAAATTCCTCAAACCTATTGGAAAAAAGCTCAAGAAGAAGATTAAGATTGCCAAGAAGAAGTTCCACGGCAAGGGCAAAATCAGAAGGAAAAACTTGTAA
- the LOC121780848 gene encoding flowering time control protein FCA-like isoform X1, which produces MVYMAGIVITASTRKTMEKNGGERRADHCTPAPPFPADGGYYYCEERQDQFNGSHQHQLDHRHHPNLSGQLNESTGFHLSGDSKHSLPLSGQKRPIPHSNCVDYNGFVKLYVVGIPKTATELDVCAVFGEFGDIIEVVLLKDKRTGLQQECCFVKYARIDQAEHAMGAFNCHYTFPGAAIPLKVKYAERERERLGSFGAQFHKLYVGCLNRLAARRDIEEIFSPYGVIQEIFIVRDEFKKNRGCGFVEYISRDMALAAIHALNGIYVMRGCEQPLIVRFADPKRPRIGDSRPALYSNDPASVRMLPIEMQQMKSSHSGGKIETIASNDSAPVSSAFDSSAKVENSIECDWSEHVSPDGNLYYYNCVTCDSRWEKPEEYAIYEEELDDLEEQQQHLHESNLQPLLSQEVSEAQKVAALT; this is translated from the exons ATGGTCTATATGGCTGGAATAGTAATTACAGCATCTACCAGAAAAACTATGGAGAAAAACGGCGGGGAGAGGCGCGCCGATCACTGCACTCCAGCGCCGCCGTTTCCGGCCGATGGAGGCTATTACTATTGCGAAGAACGGCAGGACCAATTCAACGGCAGCCACCAGCACCAATTGGACCACCGCCACCACCCAAATTTGAGTGGTCAGCTGAACGAGTCCACTGGCTTCCACCTCAGCGGCGACTCCAAACATTCGCTGCCTCTCTCGGGGCAAAAGAGACCAATTCCCCACTCCA ACTGTGTTGATTACAACGGATTTGTGAAGCTATACGTTGTGGGGATACCTAAAACAGCTACTGAACTTGAT GTTTGCGCTGTTTTTGGGGAATTTGGAGATATTATTGAGGTTGTTCTTCTCAAGGATAAGCGGACCGGTTTACAGCAGG AGTGTTGCTTTGTGAAGTATGCAAGGATTGACCAAGCTGAGCATGCAATGGGAGCATTTAACTGTCACTATACTTTCCCTGGG GCAGCGATTCCTCTAAAAGTTAAATATGCAGAAAGGGAACGCGAACGCCTTG GGAGCTTTGGTGCACAGTTCCACAAGTTGTATGTTGGCTGCTTGAATAGACTGGCTGCGAGAAGGGATATTGAAGAA ATATTTTCCCCCTATGGTGTCATTCAAGAGATTTTTATTGTTCGGGACGAATTCAAGAAAAATCGTG GATGTGGCTTTGTCGAATATATTTCTAGAGATATGGCACTTGCTGCAATTCATGCATTAAATGGCATATATGTGATGAGA GGATGTGAACAACCATTGATAGTGCGGTTTGCAGATCCGAAGAGGCCACGAATAGGGGATTCAAG GCCTGCTTTATATTCCAATGATCCAGCTAGTGTGCGTATGCTACCTATTGAAATGCAACAAATGAAG TCTTCACATTCAGGAGGCAAGATAGAAACAATTGCAAGCAATGATTCTGCACCTGTATCCAGTGCATTTGATTCCAGTGCTAAGGTAGAGAACTCTATAGAATGTGACTGGAGTGAGCATGTTTCTCCAGATGGCAATTTGTATTATTATAATTGTGTGACATGTGACAGCAGG TGGGAGAAGCCTGAGGAGTATGCAATTTATGAAGAAGAACTTGATGACCTAGAAGAACAGCAACAGCACCTGCACGAGTCAAATTTACAGCCACTTTTGTCCCAGGAGGTATCTGAAGCGCAAAAGGTAGCTGCTCTCACATGA
- the LOC121780848 gene encoding flowering time control protein FCA-like isoform X2: MVYMAGIVITASTRKTMEKNGGERRADHCTPAPPFPADGGYYYCEERQDQFNGSHQHQLDHRHHPNLSGQLNESTGFHLSGDSKHSLPLSGQKRPIPHSNCVDYNGFVKLYVVGIPKTATELDVCAVFGEFGDIIEVVLLKDKRTGLQQECCFVKYARIDQAEHAMGAFNCHYTFPGAAIPLKVKYAERERERLGSFGAQFHKLYVGCLNRLAARRDIEEIFSPYGVIQEIFIVRDEFKKNRGCGFVEYISRDMALAAIHALNGIYVMRGCEQPLIVRFADPKRPRIGDSRPALYSNDPASVRMLPIEMQQMKWEKPEEYAIYEEELDDLEEQQQHLHESNLQPLLSQEVSEAQKVAALT; encoded by the exons ATGGTCTATATGGCTGGAATAGTAATTACAGCATCTACCAGAAAAACTATGGAGAAAAACGGCGGGGAGAGGCGCGCCGATCACTGCACTCCAGCGCCGCCGTTTCCGGCCGATGGAGGCTATTACTATTGCGAAGAACGGCAGGACCAATTCAACGGCAGCCACCAGCACCAATTGGACCACCGCCACCACCCAAATTTGAGTGGTCAGCTGAACGAGTCCACTGGCTTCCACCTCAGCGGCGACTCCAAACATTCGCTGCCTCTCTCGGGGCAAAAGAGACCAATTCCCCACTCCA ACTGTGTTGATTACAACGGATTTGTGAAGCTATACGTTGTGGGGATACCTAAAACAGCTACTGAACTTGAT GTTTGCGCTGTTTTTGGGGAATTTGGAGATATTATTGAGGTTGTTCTTCTCAAGGATAAGCGGACCGGTTTACAGCAGG AGTGTTGCTTTGTGAAGTATGCAAGGATTGACCAAGCTGAGCATGCAATGGGAGCATTTAACTGTCACTATACTTTCCCTGGG GCAGCGATTCCTCTAAAAGTTAAATATGCAGAAAGGGAACGCGAACGCCTTG GGAGCTTTGGTGCACAGTTCCACAAGTTGTATGTTGGCTGCTTGAATAGACTGGCTGCGAGAAGGGATATTGAAGAA ATATTTTCCCCCTATGGTGTCATTCAAGAGATTTTTATTGTTCGGGACGAATTCAAGAAAAATCGTG GATGTGGCTTTGTCGAATATATTTCTAGAGATATGGCACTTGCTGCAATTCATGCATTAAATGGCATATATGTGATGAGA GGATGTGAACAACCATTGATAGTGCGGTTTGCAGATCCGAAGAGGCCACGAATAGGGGATTCAAG GCCTGCTTTATATTCCAATGATCCAGCTAGTGTGCGTATGCTACCTATTGAAATGCAACAAATGAAG TGGGAGAAGCCTGAGGAGTATGCAATTTATGAAGAAGAACTTGATGACCTAGAAGAACAGCAACAGCACCTGCACGAGTCAAATTTACAGCCACTTTTGTCCCAGGAGGTATCTGAAGCGCAAAAGGTAGCTGCTCTCACATGA